From one Solanum stenotomum isolate F172 chromosome 12, ASM1918654v1, whole genome shotgun sequence genomic stretch:
- the LOC125848064 gene encoding probable 2-carboxy-D-arabinitol-1-phosphatase — protein MMISGAPYFSFPPISISNKSPYPKLIPAGINYVICCSTSTPGLPVTTERLRNDTPLTGGAFDFEKATTSLTKKVLDSPKKVTIVRHGLSSWNEESRVQGSSNLSILSEKGTMQAERCKMALSDMHFDQCFSSPISRAKTTAEIIWKGKEEPLVFLDSLKEAHLFFLEGMKNEDAKRIYPKEYTTWREDPSNFCVDGVYPLQKLWGRAHEAWEEILLTPGEHFLVVTHKSILRALICTALGLGPERFRSVDIHNGGLCVFKFNKEGEAMLQSLNMTAHMYTDHVYHY, from the exons ATGATGATTTCTGGGGCCCCTTATTTCTCTTTCCCTCCCATTTCCATTTCCAATAAATCCCCATACCCTAAACTTATTCCTGCTGgcattaattatgttatttgtTGCTCAACTTCAACTCCTGGATTGCCAGTTACAACAG AAAGACTTAGGAATGATACTCCTTTGACTGGTGGAgcatttgattttgaaaaagcCACTACTTCTCTAACTAAAAAAGTGCTAGATTCACCCAAGAAAGTTACTATTGTACGCCATGGTCTCAGCTCTTGGAATGAAGAAAGTAGAGTTCAG GGAAGCTCAAACTTATCTATACTTTCTGAAAAAGGAACAATGCAAGCAGAAAGATGCAAGATGGCCTTGTCTGATATGCACTTTGACCAATGTTTCTCTAGTCCGATATCACGCGCCAAG ACGACCGCTGAAATCATATGGAAAGGAAAGGAAGAGCCTCTGGTTTTTCTTGATTCCCTGAAGGAGGCCCATCTATTTTTTCTTGAAGGCATGAAAAATG AGGATGCTAAGCGCATATATCCAAAGGAGTATACAACTTGGAGAGAAGATCCATCTAATTTTTGTGTAGATGGTGTATATCCTCTTCAAAAACTGTGGGGAAGAGCACATGAAGCATGGGAAGAAATTTTATTGACACCG GGAGAGCACTTTTTGGTTGTGACACACAAATCTATTTTACGAGCATTGATCTGCACAGCTCTTGGACTAGGACCAGAACG GTTTCGTTCAGTGGATATACATAATGGAGGATTGTGTGTATTCAAATTCAACAAAGAAGGAGAAGCCATGCTTCAATCCCTGAACATGACAGCACATATGTATACTGATCACGTCTACCACTATTAA
- the LOC125848065 gene encoding CASP-like protein 1C1, which produces MTLANRITIFLLRFLALGASVTAIIIMVTSHDSAQVLGMTFEAKFANTPTFKYFVGVNILASAYSLIVLFFPTKKMLGRILLITDILMTLLLDSSISACLAIAQVGKKGNTHAGWLPICGQVPKFCDRVTGSLIAGFAAAILYFLLLLFSFHNVLNLYTLKA; this is translated from the exons ATGACTTTGGCAAATAGGATTACCATATTTCTGCTTAGGTTTTTGGCCTTGGGGGCTAGTGTTACAGCCATTATTATTATGGTCACTAGCCATGACTCTGCTCAAGTTTTGGGCATGACCTTTGAAGCCAAATTTGCTAACACACCAACATTCAA GTACTTTGTTGGAGTGAATATACTAGCAAGTGCCTATTCCCTCATAGTTCTCTTTTTCCCTACCAAGAAGATGCTGGGACGCATTCTGCTTATTACAGATATA CTTATGACATTGCTTCTGGACTCAAGCATATCAGCATGTTTGGCAATAGCTCAAGTGGGGAAAAAGGGAAATACTCATGCAGGTTGGCTACCAATTTGTGGCCAAGTTCCAAAGTTCTGTGACCGTGTTACCGGATCTCTTATTGCTGGCTTTGCAGCTGCTATActctattttcttcttcttcttttctcttttcacaATGTTCTTAATCTTTACACACTCAAAGCTTAG